Genomic DNA from Cucumis melo cultivar AY chromosome 10, USDA_Cmelo_AY_1.0, whole genome shotgun sequence:
GAATTAAGATTAGAAGTATATGAAAATTCTAGGATTTACAAAGAAAAGATATGAAAATTCTAGGATTTACAAAGAAAAGACTAAACTTTTGCATGATAAAAAAATCttaagaaaagaatttgaaataggGCAAAAAGTTCTTTTATATAATTCTTCTATTAAACTCATGCCCGGAAAGTTAAAATCTAAATGGCTTGGTCCTTTTGTTGTGATTGATTTCTCTACTTTTGGTGTAGTTTCCATAAAAAGTCTTGACACaggaaaaattttcaaagtaaaTGGGCATAGATTGAAAATATTCCATGAAGGGCAATCCGTACAATGTTCTATAAAAACACTTTCTCTCCCCCTCTACACATACAGCCAGGCGTCAAAATTTTTATCACTTTCTgtctttacttttctttaatttccgTCTTTTTAGTTTTTCCTAAATTAGTTTTGCATTGAATAAAATTGAGAGAATCCCTTTTTTAATATGTAGGACAAATTTActtgaagaaatcaaagaatCATAAAAGGAAGCAACCACTTCGCTTTGAAGCAAGCTTTAAAATCAAAGTCTTCAAATCCAGGGGAGTTTTCTGTTCCTCGGTATTTTCAGAcattttttacataaatatgcTTTGAGGACAAAGCAAAGTTTTTAAGTTGGGGGTGGGTAACTAGTTAAACTAGGttgctaattttttttcttttaagcaTTTGCATGACTTGGGTAGATTAAAATTGACCAAAATGTTTTTTAGTATTATTCTGAATGCATGAATGTTGTTTGCTTGAATGAATGCTTGCAAAAGAAAATGCATGGATGTTAATTTTTTTGCAAAGTTTCTTATGATGATTGCCTATGATACACCTCTCTTAGCAATTTTTGCTTTGATTTTAAATGGGATAAAGAACCATTTATGAAATTGaggttaatttttaaacttttcatccCTTTGACTCATGAATTAGAAAAAACCCCTTTGTTGAGCCATGACGAACCTAGAACTCTTTAGAAAAGGATAGAATGCTTAAATTCGCTTGTTGTCACCTCGAAAGAACGGTCAATCATAGAACCTAATAGATTAAATGTAAGATTAGAGTTAGCCAAGCCGGAGCTAAGAAAAAAGCTTGCTACCAAAAATAGAATCCCTAAAAAAAAAGTGGCAAAATGCATACTTTTAGCAAAATacttctataaaaaaaaagtacaattAAGTCGAACGTTAGGATTTTTTCCGTGATCAGTTAGGATTACCCGATGTTAGTGAGGTACGAATCCCTACAAAAAAAGCCTATCCTTTGCCTTAATAAAACCCGTACAATTCTATCTTAGAATTTTTCTAGCTAGTTTCAATGTTTTGACCGAGGGCCGAGTTTAAGGAGAGATCCTTCCCACTTCAGAGTAGAGGGAAAACAAGCCTAGggcattttttaattctttcgaaGCATGTCTAGTgagtcaaaatagcaaaacttagatgttttatctaaacatgatttcaataaatgaactttattaaaaatcaacctcaaattgactacttgcttctcttgaatatttaattgataataaaaaattactttgTTGAATTGTTAAGGCATGAGTAACATCCTTTGCatatttatttgaaaacatCATCAAAATTTTTGCATGATAGTTTGAGTTCAATTCTTGCAAAATAATGTGTGAATCCCTTGCATGATGAATGACTGAATGTTAgcacatttttaattttcttgctCAGGACGAACAAGTCTTAAGTTGGGGGTATTTTGTTATGGTtattttagacctaacattattagactaatttttcccaacttttatccatttactcactaaaatgttatttttatgcagaatatgaaacttcactCCGATACGAGTCCAACGCCACTGAAATAACTTAAATCGGAGTTGTAACGAAGACGAACGGTAAAAAACAAGTTCAAGGGCAAAACCGGGAAATTGGACGAACCAGATCGCGCCACGTGGCTGGcagtttttaaaactaattccacttttttctcccattttcccttctataaaattcctcatattttttgggagagagataagaaattccaagtaaaaaaaactctctttctcattcaattcttgtagcaaattcttgaaactctatcaataaagattacttttgttaaataaatggatcatttcctcaacattttttcaagaatttcatcaatcttcatgggctaaggtaatctttGGAGACTTTTTCTTAGATTAAATTACCATATgttctttgagaattaaattcctttctatatcttttcaattttttatttgattgcttgtttccctttgcaatttcttttgaaatttcaataaaacaaataagtttttcccatcaaattttcattaaaatttctttacaaattcttaaagtgctgaacttaaattttgatttgcaatggtttgttatgttgaattaattgttgagattgttttaattttctactaattgattcttgcataacaagtttgaaatgggcattaattttgctaagggtaatggctatcccctccttagcaaatcttgaataggataaattttgccTCGGTTTGAACATGCTTTGGTCGCTGAGATTaatcatgttttaatagagatttggttactttctttttgtaaaaattccattcttgtaaattcaagaaaagattaattaattttctttctttttcaatgataagaaacaaggtaattacccaagaaaaagtccctctactaaacttgaaagaaaaattttatttgaattacttgttgtcactaatcattCCTCAATACTCgttctttactatagttcaaaaattacttccaGAAACCCCccttttttgtgtttctaattttcttttagatcttgaagctactaatcgaccttgtttatgagtcttgaagttttgaatcctaAGTGCTCTCTGGGGTTCGACACCCTTCTTTTCCATACTAATCTCAATTTCtacaaaggtaagaagggttaaaaagataattttgaaagataattgaggtaatccctagccctcatatttcatctagtctttctctattcttgtattcttttattttatactaggaataaattcttgttttgcatacttacatccataacaacctatcattttgataatGACTTACCTAAAATTACATCCTTTCACTCATGCATAATATCTTCGAACATAATCTGAATTCACAGGATTTTTTAACTCAACGTGATCCATATTAGTCAAAAGTAAATCTCTTCTTGAAAAAGCTTTTTTCACTACGAATGGACCTTCATAATTAGGAGTCCATTTTCCTCGATGATCCTTTTGAAATGGAAGTATTCTTTTTAATACCAAATCGTCCTCTCGAAAGCTTTGAGGGTGCATTTTCTTATTGTATGCTCGCATTAGTCTTCTTTGGTAAAGTTGCCCATGATTTAATGCTGCCAACCATTTTTCTTCAATGAAATTCAACTGCTCATAGCAACCACGTATCCATTCAACTTAATCTAACTTAGCTTTCATGAGAACTCTCAATGAAGGTAGCTCAACTTTTAAAGGTAAGATAGCTTCCGTACCATAAACTAAAGAAAATGGTGTTGCCCTATTGAAGTACGAATTGATGTGCGATATCCATGCAGCGCAAACGGTAGCATTTCATGCCAATCTTTGTATGTTATTGTCATTTTCTCAAtgattcttttaatatttttgttagctGCCTCAACTGCCCCATTCATCTTTGGGCGATACGGAGTCGAATTTTTGTGATTGATCTTGAACTGCTCACAAATTCTGTCCATCATTTTGTTATTAAGGTTCTTGGCATTATCCGTAATAATACCCTCTGGGAGACCATAACGACATATCAGCTTTTTTTTTGATAAACTTGAGCACGACTCCCCCTGTAACATTGCAATAAGGTACAACCTCTATCCATTTAGTGAAGTAATCAATGGCCACAAGAATAAAACGATGGGCATTTGAGGCTTTAGGATCAATGGGTCCAATAACATCCATTAGCTACAAAGAAAATGGCCAGGGTGCTGACAAGACATGCAATGGAGATGCTGCTACATGGATCTTATCCAtataaatttaacattttttacaTTCCCTTGCATATTTTATGCAGTCTGATTCCATTGTTGTCCaataataaccaaatctaagtATTTGTCTAGCCATCATATGTCCATTAGCATGTGTTCCACATATTCCTTCATGAATGTCTGTCATAATTTGTTTTGCTTCCTCCTCATCAACACACTGAAGGAGCACCATATCgtggttttttttataaagaactTTGCCACTTAAGAAAAAGTTCATGGCCAACCTCCTTATTGTGCATTTGTCATTCCCTGAAGCTTCATATGGATATTCtctacactttatgtattgctTAATGTCAAAATACCATGGCTTGTTATCATTTCCAACATTCATGCAATATGATGACACATCTCGCTTTCTAATTTGGATTGGATGAAGCTCACattcaagattaagatcaaacATCATTGCCAGGGTGGCTAATGCATCTGCTAATCGATTGTCTTCCCTAGGAACATGGTCAAATGAAAtcttctcaaaattttgagataaTTTTGTAACGTATTGGCTGTAAGGCACCAATTTAGCATCTCTTATTTCCCATTCTTCCTTGACTTGATGTATCATTAACATTGAGTCACCCAAAACTTTCAACTTTTTAATTCTCATATCGCATGCTACTTGAAGTCCCATAATGCAAGCTTCATATTCAGTGATATTGTGAGTGCATTCAAAACATAACTTGGTCGTTAGGGAGAAAATCTTTCCTTCTGGAGAAATTAGTACAACTCCAATCCCATGTCCCAACTCATTTGAGGCACCATCGAAAAGCATAGTCCATGTCTCATGATCTGTAGCATTCTCTTCAACTAGAAATATGTTTTCATCCAGGAAATAACCCTCGTAGGCTCATAATCTGCTATTGGTTGGACAGCTAAATGATTAGCAAGTGCGCTTCCCTTTATTGTTTTTTAGTAACATAAACAATATCATACTCTGACAACAAAACTTGCCATTTTACAATCCTTCCAGATAATGATGGTTTcttaaaaatgtattttattggATCCAATATTGCCCAAACGATGAGCGGTCCATACCAAAGCACAACAAGTTCGCTCTAACATTGAGTACTTAGACTCATAATCAGTGCACTTTTTGCTCAAATAATAAATGGCATGCTCTTTCTTCCCTGATGAATCATGTTGTCCTAGAACACCATCCATGGAACTTTCTAATACTGTTAAATATAGGATTAACGGTCACCCTGGAGCTGGAGGTATCAGTACTTGTGGGCTTTGCAAATACTGCTTAATTTCGTTGAAAGCTTCTTTGCAATCCTTATTCCATTTTCCTGAGTTGTTTTTACGTAAGAGCTTGAAAATTGGTTCACATGTTGGTGTTAAATGTGAGATAAATCTGGATATGTAGTTCAATCTTCTAAGAAAACCTCgaatttctttttctgttttagGGGATGTCATTTCCATGATAGCCCTTACTTTATTTGGGTCTACTTTGATCCCTTCTTCACTAACGATAAATCCCAATAGCTTTCCCGAGGTTGCCCTAAATGTACATTTAGATGGATTTAATTTCGATTGATGTTTTCTCAACCgattaaataatttttgaagTGTGGTTGTATGATTTTCATCTGCCTTGGATTTTGCaatcatatcatcaacatacacCTCTATTTCCTTATGCATCATATCATGAAAATGTATAACCATTGGTCCCTGATATGTTGCCCCAACATTTTTCAAACCAAAGGGCATTACTTTGTAGTAGAATGTTCCCCAAAGGGTAATGAATGTCGTTTTTTCTCTATCTTCTTCAGCCATTTTGATCTGATTATATCCTGAAAAACCATCCATGAAGGAGAAAGTTGAGTATCCTACAGTGTTATCCACAACATATCGATATGAGGTAAGGAAAAGTTATCTTTTGGACTTACACGATTTAGATCTCTATAATCCACATACATTCTCACCTTTCCGTCTTTTTTGGGCACTACACCAATGTTTGCCACCCATTCAAGATATTTGGAAACTGTGAGGAATCTTGCTTCAATTTGCTTCTGTACTTCCTCCTTTATTTTAATCAGTACATCAGGCTTCATTTTTCGTAGCTTTTGTCTCACTGGGTTGCATTTTGGTTTTAAAGGAACTTGATGTACGACAATATCCGTATTTAATCCCGATATATCTTGATAACTCCAAGCAAAAATATTTGAGTACTCACGTAACAAATTGATAAGTTTTTTTTAGATTCACTGGTGAATGATGTGccaatttttacctcttttgATTCCTCTTTTAGAACCCAAATTGATTACTTCAACTAGTTCTTGATGAGGACCTTAGAaccttatcttcttcttctaccaTTCTTAATAATTCTGAGGATATTCCCACATCATTTTCATCGTCACTTTCCTTGTTAGATTCCATAGTGTATATTAAGGCATCAAGGGTAGAACTGGAATTACTAACATCTTCATTCTTATGAATATTGTCTATAAAAGGGTTTAGACTTTTGTGTTTAATTTGCAAATGCAAGAAAGAAAgcagagagaagaagaaattagaatgaatgaaatgaaaccggggaaattttattaaataacaaGAAAGCAGTACATCAATGTTGTAAAGCAAATAAATACTATGGCCTTGGATAGAgccatttgaaaaataaaaatttaaacaaataaaagcaTAATCATTACTCTTGAAAATCTCTTGAAAATGTAGGTAGATCTACAATATCCCAATTGTTAAGCTCAAAATCAGGCAACATACATAAACTGTGTTGCCTTCAAATGATGTTTCTTGTGTAACTGCTGCAATCGATAAACTCTCCATCTTCGTTAACAAACCATCCTTCAAATCAAAGTTGTGTGATGAGTAACTTATACCAGCCCTCTTGAAAGTATCATATAATTCTAGTACAAGTTTTATACTTGGATCAAACTCCCTCATCTCCAGCTTTACCAaacgcttttttttcttttcctcataGAGCCTAATCTTGTCATATATGGATGGCTTATAGCCCAAACCAAACCTCCCATCATTGCTCGgtgtttttaaaagttttgattCAAAGAATATCCTCCACCTCCCATTATCCTAGTGGTCATAACTTCAATTTTAGACTTGTGTGGCTTTATCACTTCATCTACAGTTGTTTCCATCATAGTTGCATGAGCAATTTCAAAAGAGCGAAAAGAACACTCTAATGCTTCCTCTGTCGTCTCAACATATGAGGTTGAGACCGGTTTTGTTATTAAGAAATCTTCCTCTCCCATCACGCAAATCAACTTACTCCCAacaataaatttcaatttttgatGCAACGTGGATGTCACCACTCCTGCAGAGTGAATCCAAGGACATCCTAATAAAAAACTGTATGTGGGTGTTATCTCCATGACTTGAAAGACTATTGAAAATACATGGGCCAATTTTAATCGGTAGTTCAATGTCACCCATTACTTCTCTACGTGACCCATTAAAAGCTTTCACAACCATAGTACTTGATTAAGTGTGACATGTCCACTGGAAGCTTCAATAGTGTAGATTTAGGCATTCATTATCCGCTAAAACTCTTGCAATGACGTAGTATTTACACTTCACTTGAATATGCAGTGCTTTTGTATGGCCTAAGCCTTCAGGAGGAATTTCGTCATCTGTGAAGACTATGAAATTTGAAGATGTCATGTTTCTAATAATTCTACTGAACTTTTCCATTGAAATGTCATGTCCAACATGTGCCTTGTTCAAAAAATCTAAGAAAACTTTGCGATGAGGCTCTGAATTAAAAAACAACGATAACAAAGAAATTCGAGTTGGAGTATGATGCATTTGCTCTATGATCTTATACTCACTTTGTTCTACTATTTTCAAGAATTCATTTGCTTCCTCATCCGTGACAGGTTTTTTGTATTCTATATCTTTTGCAATAATAGGCATCTC
This window encodes:
- the LOC107991219 gene encoding uncharacterized protein LOC107991219, yielding MLFDGASNELGHGIGVVLISPEGKIFSLTTKLCFECTHNITEYEACIMGLQVACDMRIKKLKVLGDSMLMIHQVKEEWEIRDAKLVPYSQYVTKLSQNFEKISFDHVPREDNRLADALATLAMMFDLNLECELHPIQIRKRDVSSYCMNVGNDNKPWYFDIKQYIKCREYPYEASGNDKCTIRRLAMNFFLSGKVLYKKNHDMVLLQCVDEEEAKQIMTDIHEGICGTHANGHMMARQILRFGYYWTTMESDCIKYARECKKC